A segment of the Streptococcus dysgalactiae subsp. dysgalactiae genome:
CTGTCAGTGACTATCTTCTTTTAACTAGTTGTCTACCGCTTAACAATTGTCGTGAATCTTCTCAACTTTCTAAAGGAGAAGTTATTTTAAAAGGTTTTTAGCAAAATAAAAAAAGACCAAACAAGAATAACCTCTTCACCAGTATAACTGCGATTTGATATATGAAGAGAAATATCTTGTTTTAGTCTTATTGTTAAGCTTAGTCTTGGGAGACTAACCGCTTATTAGCCCATTCCTTACTATAAAAATAAGAATTAAGCTTATAATGTGGACTTGACTGATTGTTTTCCAAGAAAGGTTGCACTTCCTTATCAAAAGCTAACCAGCCATTCCAACCGAGATGGATAGTATCTTGCATAAAGTAGGACTCACCACCATCTTTTGAGAAGTCAGCAATGCGATGAAACCCTTGAGCTTTTAACTGATACTTAATCTTACGAACAGCTTCTTGATACTTATCTTGGTTGAGCCCTGTATATTCTGCCCAAGCTTTATTGACAGGAGTAATCACAAAGAGAACATCTGTTTTTTGTTTGGCAAATTCTGATAATAATAATTGAAAATCATTATATTCCGGCGAAGCCAGGTAACTATAATTGACCTGAAAATTTTTATAGAGGTTGTATTGAGGGGCAATGCGCTTACTATAAAAAGCATTCTTGATCCCAAAGCGGTTATTGGTCGTTGCCAATTGCCCACGTTTAGTGGCTAATTCATTTAATCGCTGGTATGAAAATACTTTTGGCAATCCTTTAACCCGTGGGAGAATCTTCCTATCGTAATTATCTGATTTACCTAAGAAACTAAAGAGAGATTCCTCTCTCAGTGCAACCTGGTGCTGCCATCTCAGGATAGCCCTATCCCACTTACTAAGAGATTGACCTTTACTGATTTTCTTCAATAAATCGGATTTGGATACGCCAGGATTAACCTCAAGTAAACGCTTAGCAGCAAATCGTGATTCTTTATCAGATTTAGCGTTTAACAAGAACTCAATGACTTGTGTATTTGACAAGTACATTTGAGCTGCTCCTGGATTAATTCCCTGCGGTGTGAACCATTGAGGAGAAACCACAAAAACCGCTTTTTGTCCTTGCATTTCCTTTGAAATTTGTTGCATGCCATAGTAATGAGATAAGGATGCAGAACCTCTTTTTCCAATTAAGAAAGGCCTATAGGTTCGATTGTAACGTTCCGCAAGAACCGAGGGATGCATACCGTCCATACGACTCCATTCACTGGAACCAAAAAACGGAACAAAGTGAATCGTTTTATCCGATAGGGCCTGCCTTTTAATCAGACCATTCTTAAAAGAACTATCACTAATGGCCACCGCATTTGAGCGTTCTTCTGTCAATGACTGATTCAGCTTTGTTGGAAAACTAAAAATAGTAATCACCACTAGGATAAAAGCTATGAAAAGAGGACCTAGGATTAACCAAAGTCTCTTAAGCATGTTGCAATTCCTCTACACCTTGAACAATCTTAGTTACCGTGTTCCAATCGTCACGACCAAATTCTGAAATTGGTACTTTAATATTGAACGTTGACTCTAACTCAACAATCAATTCAACTGTTCCTAGACTATCCAACACACCCGCATCAAACAAGTCTTCATCCATCATCTCTGAAACATCTTCCATAAACAAACGGTCAAACAATTCAATTACAGTTTCTTCAATAGACATTTTTATACTTCCTTTTATTAATGTAGTGGCCTGTTAAACCAAAGGTCATTTAAAAAACCAGAGAATAACAGAAGTGAAAACATGACAATATGGAAAGTTATCATGATACATAAGACATGGAACACCTTACTCTGAAAGAGGGGGGACAAGCCTTTTTTCTTACGGTGACGGTTGATTTCTTTTTTCTTGCGAATCCAGGCATCATTAATAACAAGTCCTACACCATGGAAAAGCCCATAGGCAATATAATACCAAGTCAGACCGTGCCAAAATCCCATCACTAACATGTTAACCAGATAGGCAACACCTGAGGTGACGTTACGATTCTTAAAGGTTTTATGCTTGATTAACAAGTGAACCAATCGCATAAACACATAATCTCTAAACCAGAAGGACAAGCTCATATGCCATCTATTCCAAAAATCTTTTAAACTTGCAGATAAGAAAGGCATATTAAAGTTTTCCGGTGTCCTAATGCCTAGCATGTAGGACATCCCAATCGCAAACATAGAATAACCCGCGAAATCAAAGAAGAGATTGAAACCATAGACATACATGACAAGGATTGTTTCCTTGTTAAAATAGCCTCCGGCCATCAGTGCTTTGTTTTCAATAATTGGAAGTAAAATACCACCTAAACAATACGAAATGATATGTTTATAGAGAAAACCAAGCATGAGGTACATGACTGCCTTGTTTAGCATACTTAAGTAGTCATTACGATCAGGAAGCTTATGATAATCTTCTTGAAAGCGTCTGAAGCGATCAATTGGCCCACTGGAAAAGGTAGGGAAAAAAATCATAAAGCGAATAAAATCTGGCAAACTAACTTCTTTAAGGGTTCCATCACGCATCTCAATAATCATTCCCACACTCTTAAAGGTCAGGTAAGAAATCCCCAAAAAACTAAAGAGGGTTTGGTTAGAAGATAGGGTTAAAGGTGCCACCTTAACACAGATAAGCGGAAACAGAGCCATTACAATAGCCAGGTAGAAGACTGCTGTACTATTGGCATTTTCACGGTATTTTTTGTAAGCAAAAACACTAACGATTTGCCAAGCGAGATAGAAGAGAAAAGCAACTAACTGTTGGTAATGATCTCCCCCAAACATAAACAAGATAAAAACCAAACTGACAAGGATTTCATAGACCGTCAGGCGTTTCTGTCTAAAAATCCCAATAATCACTGGCAAGAATGCCAAAATAAGATAAACAAAGTAAATGGGATTTCCGTAAGGTTCCATATAGGGAATATGGTCAAAGATCGTCATCATCGGTTATTGACCTCATTAATCAAAGCTTTAATATCTATCTTACCATTTGGGGTTAATGGGAGACTGTCTCGGTAAATAAACTTAGAAGGCATCATATAACTCATCATATGATCCTTAACAGAGGCTTTGATAGCTTTGGTTAACTCTAACTCTCTGTCAAAACGCTCTTTAACCCCATCTTTGACAACGATATAGGCTAAGAGATTTTGAACTTTGTGTTCCTTATTATATCTTGGAACAGCTACTGCTGAGGCAACCATTGGGGATTGATTCAACTGTTGCGACACGTCTTCCAGCTCGATGCGATAGCCAGCATATTTAATCTGAAAGTCTAAACGTCCACCATAGAGTAAGATATTATCTTCTGTTAAGGAACCAAGATCCCCTGTATGATATGCAGGCTGTCCTTTAAAAGTAAAGAAGGCTTCTGCTGTCTTATCAGGATTATTGAGATAACCTTTTGATACAGCAGGTCCTGTTACAATAATTTCCCCTTGTTCCCCTAAAGGCAATTCGTTCCCCTCTTCATCAATGATAAAAGTTGGAGAATCTGGTTTTGGGTAACCAATTGGCAAACGTGTCGAAGTCGAAACCATTTCTTTAGTAATTTCAATAGCAGACAAAGCCACAGTCGCTTCGGTTGGTCCATAGGCGTTAATAATCTTAGCATCTGGGAAGCGCTCAAAGAGTTTTCGAGCGGTCGATACCGTTAGCTCCTCACCATCAAAGTAAAAATGTGTCAAATTTGGCATCTTTTCTTGACAAAACTCATCGCTAAGCATGGCCATATCTGCAAAAGATGGCGTTGACGTCCAAATACCAACTGGCAATTGAGCAATCGTCGCAAAGAGTTGTTTAAAATCTGATACCAATTCTTTTGGAAGGGCAAATAAGGTACCACCTAAAGCTAAGGTTGGCGCCCAATACATGACTGAAAGGTCGAATGAGTACGGTGGCTGCGCTAGCATTTGTGGTTGTTTAGGAACATCAAATGCTTCATCCTCAATCATCCAGTTGGTAAAACTTAAGAGATTGTCGTGAGAAATTTGCACTCCCTTTGGTTGACCAGTCGTCCCAGAAGTAAAAATAATGTAATAATTATCATCCCCTTTAACTGGATGTGTTAGTTGGTAAGGTGTTTCTGTTGCTTTTGCCGATTCGATGTCTGCTAATGAAATCAGTGCGACCTTCTCAATAGTGATGGGTAAATCTTCAATAGCAATGACTAAACTTGGTTTAGCAATCTCAACAATAGACAAAATCCGTTCTGGTGCAGAGTGTACATCTACCGGAATATAAGCATGACCTGACTTGATCAAAGCAACAAAAGTAGCCAACATGTCATAGGTTTGTGCCCCAAAAACTAAAACAGGCGACTTTTCTGGTAATCCTAGACCATCTATATAGGCAGCAATGCTGTCAGAATCCTTTTTCAGTTGCCCATAGGTGCAACGTTCTCCCAAGCAATCATAAACTGGAAAATTAGCTTGTGTTTGAGCAAAATATTCAATGCTGTCAATCATATCCTTAATCATCAGTCCATCTCCTAAAATTCATTATAAATAAAGTTACTTTGACCATGTCCTAGGTAACCAAAGAAATAGACCAGCAACATAAAAATCAGATAAAATAAGGCTATTTTACCGATAAAAACGGCTACTTCCCTCATTCTTGATTTATTTTTTATCATACTTTACCTTCTTGTATTAGTGAAATAATGTACTAAAAAATTCTACTCGAAAAAGTCTCAGTTGACAAGCTAAAACCTAAATTATTAAAAAGAAAATTTATTTAATAAAAAACTTCTCAAATCTTAATATAAATGACTTGTCAATCGCTCTCCTAACTGTCATTTTAAGCCTTTAGCTTAAAGTTTTCTTAACAAAATGGAAACATTAAAAACAGCTAATATTT
Coding sequences within it:
- the dltD gene encoding D-alanyl-lipoteichoic acid biosynthesis protein DltD codes for the protein MLKRLWLILGPLFIAFILVVITIFSFPTKLNQSLTEERSNAVAISDSSFKNGLIKRQALSDKTIHFVPFFGSSEWSRMDGMHPSVLAERYNRTYRPFLIGKRGSASLSHYYGMQQISKEMQGQKAVFVVSPQWFTPQGINPGAAQMYLSNTQVIEFLLNAKSDKESRFAAKRLLEVNPGVSKSDLLKKISKGQSLSKWDRAILRWQHQVALREESLFSFLGKSDNYDRKILPRVKGLPKVFSYQRLNELATKRGQLATTNNRFGIKNAFYSKRIAPQYNLYKNFQVNYSYLASPEYNDFQLLLSEFAKQKTDVLFVITPVNKAWAEYTGLNQDKYQEAVRKIKYQLKAQGFHRIADFSKDGGESYFMQDTIHLGWNGWLAFDKEVQPFLENNQSSPHYKLNSYFYSKEWANKRLVSQD
- the dltC gene encoding D-alanine--poly(phosphoribitol) ligase subunit DltC, with the protein product MSIEETVIELFDRLFMEDVSEMMDEDLFDAGVLDSLGTVELIVELESTFNIKVPISEFGRDDWNTVTKIVQGVEELQHA
- the dltB gene encoding D-alanyl-lipoteichoic acid biosynthesis protein DltB, which codes for MMTIFDHIPYMEPYGNPIYFVYLILAFLPVIIGIFRQKRLTVYEILVSLVFILFMFGGDHYQQLVAFLFYLAWQIVSVFAYKKYRENANSTAVFYLAIVMALFPLICVKVAPLTLSSNQTLFSFLGISYLTFKSVGMIIEMRDGTLKEVSLPDFIRFMIFFPTFSSGPIDRFRRFQEDYHKLPDRNDYLSMLNKAVMYLMLGFLYKHIISYCLGGILLPIIENKALMAGGYFNKETILVMYVYGFNLFFDFAGYSMFAIGMSYMLGIRTPENFNMPFLSASLKDFWNRWHMSLSFWFRDYVFMRLVHLLIKHKTFKNRNVTSGVAYLVNMLVMGFWHGLTWYYIAYGLFHGVGLVINDAWIRKKKEINRHRKKKGLSPLFQSKVFHVLCIMITFHIVMFSLLLFSGFLNDLWFNRPLH
- the dltA gene encoding D-alanine--poly(phosphoribitol) ligase subunit DltA yields the protein MIKDMIDSIEYFAQTQANFPVYDCLGERCTYGQLKKDSDSIAAYIDGLGLPEKSPVLVFGAQTYDMLATFVALIKSGHAYIPVDVHSAPERILSIVEIAKPSLVIAIEDLPITIEKVALISLADIESAKATETPYQLTHPVKGDDNYYIIFTSGTTGQPKGVQISHDNLLSFTNWMIEDEAFDVPKQPQMLAQPPYSFDLSVMYWAPTLALGGTLFALPKELVSDFKQLFATIAQLPVGIWTSTPSFADMAMLSDEFCQEKMPNLTHFYFDGEELTVSTARKLFERFPDAKIINAYGPTEATVALSAIEITKEMVSTSTRLPIGYPKPDSPTFIIDEEGNELPLGEQGEIIVTGPAVSKGYLNNPDKTAEAFFTFKGQPAYHTGDLGSLTEDNILLYGGRLDFQIKYAGYRIELEDVSQQLNQSPMVASAVAVPRYNKEHKVQNLLAYIVVKDGVKERFDRELELTKAIKASVKDHMMSYMMPSKFIYRDSLPLTPNGKIDIKALINEVNNR
- a CDS encoding teichoic acid D-Ala incorporation-associated protein DltX, with product MIKNKSRMREVAVFIGKIALFYLIFMLLVYFFGYLGHGQSNFIYNEF